ATTACATCATATGGTGTTGAAAGCTCTGGGTTTGTCCATGGCGAATCTGGGTGTGGGTACCCTTTTTCCCCTGCACGACTCTGACCAAGTAATACAGTATCAACGATAGCTTGACGATCGATTGATAAAGACATTGCTTGGCGGAACACCTCATTACTAAATGGTGCAATTTCATAGTTTAAGCCAAATTGTACGATTGAAAGATTTGTTGCAGATGCTAATTTGAAGTTATCATCACTGCTAAATGTTGAGATTAACTCAGCAGGTACTGTACGTGATGATACATCGATTTGACCAGATTTTAACGCGTTAAACATGGCTGTGGCATCAGGAATAATTGGTAATGTTAATTTTTTTACTGTTGGTTCGCCCATGAAATAATCTACATTAGCCTCTAACACATAATGTCGATCGGCTACATATTCTGTTAACTTATAAGGACCTGTACCGATTGCAAGGTCAGCATATTTGCGTGGATTTTCAACATTTCCCCAAATGTGTTTTGGTAAAATTGGTAAATCCGCAAATGTAATTATTTTTAATGATGGGCATGCATACCCACATTCGAATGTTAGTGTTTTACCATCTTCTTGGATATTAATTTCATCAATTTTCGGTACGTCACTTACGTGGTGCGTGTGGCGATTTGCTGGGCCATCGCGATAATATTCGTATGTAAATTTAACGTCTTCTGCTGTGAAATCTTCACCATCGTGCCATTTAATACCGTCACGAACAACTACTTCCCATGTATCTTCATCAATTTGAGTTGCAGATTCTGCTAACCAAGGTGTTGGCTCATCTACATAAGGTGATGGTGAAAATAATTTGTCATACACCATATCTGTTAACCAATCTAAGTTCCCTGTGTAGATATTTAATGGACCTACATCACTCTTTAAACCGATTGTTAAATTCTCAATTGTTGAATCTGAACCTTTTGATTCAGTACTACTTTCTTTTACATCTTTATCACTTGAGCCACAAGCGGCAAGTGCAAAAGATAATGCCATTGTCAGTAAGACGAACAGCCAATTCTTATTGAATTTCATTTTCTTTCCTCCTACATAGTTTGTTCGTTCCATTCATCAGCCATCAAACGCCTTATTTAAACTAACAAAATGTAATATACAACTATTGATAATGATTATCAATATCGTTTCGATTCGAGCAAAACGGTTTAACGTGTCACAGATACCCTTTTCATCATTTTTATAAAAAATTCAAATAGAACTATTTAATTTACTAATAACATAGCAGGTTCCATAAAAAAACGCCTATATCGTTAAGATACAGGCGTTCCAATACACTCTTTTATATGTTCACAAATCGCTTGCTCACTCGTTGAAAGTACCACATTTTTTTGCTTAACAATCGTCATCATCCGTCTAATAGACAGACCTTTAACAGGTTTAAAAAGTAACCCCTCTTGTTCAATTACCTTTGGAGGTAAAAAAGCCATCCCACTTTGAAGGTGTAATGCTTTAGCAATTACAGTGAAATTCGACATTTTCGAATAATTAGGGATTATATTTTTTTGCTGTAATGACATTTTAATCGCTTGTGTATAAAACTCTCCTTGGGGAACATAGATTTCATAATCCTCTAAATCACGACCGTATAAAATTTGACGCTCTGCTAAAGGATGCATCGGAGATACCGCTAAATGTAACTCTTCTCTGAATAGCATCTCAACATCAAATTGTTGCAATAAAATGGGATCTAATTCATAAATCGGCATGATAGCAAATTTAATTTTCTTTTCGAATAATAAATTTTTCAATTCATTATAACAATAGCAATTAATTTCATAGCTTAATTTTTCGTCATTAAAATGTGACCCAAAAATTTCTTCAAAATAATGATTAGCAATATACGTGCTTAAATATAAGCTTACCTTTTCCTCGCTTTCGGATTGACGTATTGCATCCATCATTTTTTCTTCATAATGACATATCATTTGGGCATGTTTTAAAACAATTTCCCCTTTATTAGTCAATTCAATTTTTCGTTTATTTCGTTGAATGAGTGTGCACTCTAAACTTCTTTCTAATTGCTTAATGTGTTGAGTAACAGTAGGTTGTGAACAATATAACCTTTTCGCCGTTTCTGTATAGGAACGGCACTCAGAAAGTACAATAAACGTTTTATACCAGTTATTCATACAACCAACCCTTTAAATGAGAATGAATATCATTATTATAACGGTTTAATCGTTAACTGTAAATTTTTTATGAATTTATTATTTTTTAATAGGGCTCCCGCGAGATTTAAATGCGGATTTACAATGTTAAACAAAAAATGTGACCAAACGTCGGATTGAACTGCACTCCTTGTTAAAGTGTGTCTAACTTTTAGAGATCACTTCAACGCACCAAAAACTTTTCGGTTCAGTGCAACGATATCATCATGTGTGAACTCAAGCGAAAACTGCGCCATAATTTCATCTCGTAACCCGGCAGCGTTCCCTTTTTCTGCTTTTTGTAAGGCTGCTGTTAGCTCTTCTTTCGTTAGCTCTGTGCAATACGCCGGTGTACCCGGTTGCATATTCCAAGATGCAGCAATCGAACCTGCATCGACCGTATCAAAACCGCATTCGTTTACAAGATTCATGATGATTTGTTTATGCCCCTCATCATCACCTGCAACCGCCATCGCAATACGCCCTGTTGTTCCCGCCGGTGTCCCTTTATTCTCTAATGTAAAGGCTAGTAGATTGCTGAACGCTTTAATAACTGGACGCCCAAGCTGCTCTGTCGCCCATGCACTTTCCACCATACCTTGATCAATTGCTTCGATTTGTTGATCTCTAAATGGATAATAATTTGATGTATCCACAACAATCACGTTATCGCCAACAGTTTTTAAAATCGGCTGGATTGTTGGAATCGCATATAGTGGAATCGAAATGATTAACACATCAATATGTTGACCAATCTCTTCCGTACTTACGGCAGTGCCAACAATTGTTTTCCCTGCTAAACGTTCCATTCCTCGTGCATCTGCTACTTTAACCTCGTGTCCGTTATTCATTAATTTTTTGGCAATGCTTTGACCGATTGGCCCTGCTCCAATAATTCCAAATTTCATATTTATTTCTCCCTTTAAATGATTTATTTTTTAATTCTCTCTGCGAAAGCATCTATTTAGTAACCTCATAATACTTGCATGATTTGTGCGAATAATGTATGGCCTTTTAAACGTGTCTGTTGATCGGCATAAAAATCAGCGACCATGATTTCATCGAGTTCTGCTGTATGTTTTAGCGCTTCCATCTGTGCTTTCACTTGCGCTGGATTCCCAATAATGAAGCGATTTCTGTTTTGTTCACGGATCGCGAGTTCGTGCAGCGTAAATTCATAATTCGCTGCTTCCTCTAGTGAAAATAATTGCAGTTCATCAGGTTTAGCCCCCATAAACATCTTCATCCAGCTGATTTCAGCAGGTAACGCCGCAAGCTGTGCTTCTTCTTCCGTATCCGCTACAAAAATAAACTTCGATAACATGCTATATGGTTTCTCTTCATGGCCCTGTAAAGCAAACTGCTGCTTGTAGAGATTTAGAAATTCTAGATCCTGACGTGGATTCAATTGACCTGCAAAGGCGAATTTCAAGCCAAATTTCACCGCTAAGCTTAGTCCACCAGCTGACGAGCCCAACATAAATAAATTTGGCTTTAACGGTGTGCCCGGGATTTTCAATGTTTGCAAAGGATGCCCTTCTGGAAACGTGCCTGTTAAATGGTAAATGATTTCTTGAATTTGATCCGCTGTATTGAGCTCATACATTTTTTCACGTGTCATTTGAAGTGCCATTTTCGCTAAAAAGTCCGTGCCCGATGCACGCCCCATGCCTAAATCGACGCGCCCTGGGAATGCAGCTTCTAACGTTGCAAAATTTTCTGCTACCTTATACGGGCTATAATTTGGAAGCATGATGCCACCAGCACCAATATTCATCCGTTTCGTAAGTGTACCGGCCAGCATCATCATTAGATCCGGTGCCATACTAAAAATTGTCGTTGAATTATGATGCTCAGTAAACCAGTAACGCGCATAGCCCAGCGAATCTGCTAATTGCAGCGTTTCCTTTGTATTTGATAGCGCTTGTTGAGGCGTTTGCCCTTTAAAAATGTGTACATAATCTAAGATTGAATAGTTCATGCAATCCTCCATATCGTTTGTGTTGTTCACAGCTTTTCACTACTGCTTCGTTGTTAAACGTGCTCCTCTTGACGACCATATTCATAAGGAACACCCATGTTTTCGCGTAGTGTTTTCCCTTCATATTCCGTGTGAAATAGACCTCTTTGTTGTAAAATCGGCACCACTTGCTCCACAAAATCTTGCACCCCGTCATGCGCGCTATCTGGCACAACCGAGAACCCATCACACGCACCCGCTAAAAACCACTCTTCTAAAAAGTCCGCCACCTGCTCTGCCGTTCCTGCCACAACCGGATGATAATTAATGACTCCATGTGCCAACACATCACGAACAGATAAACCGCTTTGTAATAAGTCATAAGCACGCTTCGAACGGGGATCCATTCGGTTAGGGTACATACGCGCGCGCATTTCTTCTGGCAGCGGTTGATCAATATCCATTGTGTGAACCGATAATGGTAAGCCCACCATCGCACCTAAGTACTGCACGCGTCCCGTGATTTCACCAGGATCAAAGCTCATCAGTTTACGACGGCGTTCTAGCCCTTCTTCTTCGGTTTTCCCAATCGAGAACATAAAGCCCGCGTACATTTTAATATCGTCTGGATTACGTCCAAACGCCTCTGCACTTTCACGTAACGCTGCACGATGCGCTCTTGCTGACTCGATATCATACGGATTTGCGTACACACCTGAAGCAAAGCGTCCCGCAAGTCGTAACCCTTCCTCGCCACCACCTGCTTGGAATAAAACCGGTTGTCCTTGTTTAGAAGGTGGAATCGGTAATGGTCCGCGCGATGCATAGTAGTCGCCACTTAAATTAATTGGCTGCACTTTCGACATGTCGGCAAATTGCCCCTTTTCGACATCGAGTTTTAGCGCATCCTCTTCCCAGCTTCCCCAAAGTGCTTGGACGATTTCAATAAATTCATGTGCCTTGTCATACCGTACGCTTCGGCTATCAATTTGCGCCCCAAAGTTTGCAGCGGCTCTCGGCTCAGATGTTGTCACCGCATTCCAACCTACACGCCCACCACTGATTACATCTAACGCCTTCATTTGACGCGCTAAATTATACGGGTAATTAAATGTTGTGGAAGCGGTTGCCACCAGTCCAATCTGTTTCGTTTCACGCGCAACTGCCATAAGTGCAAGCATCGGGTCCATTGGAAACATCGGTGTATGAATGTTCAAGTCGACCGTTAACGCTGCTGTATCTGCGATAAAAATCATGTGGAATTTCCCTTTTTCCGCAAGTTTGGCACGTGCCACATAACTATCCATATTTGTATAGGCTGCTGGGTCCGCCCCAGGCATGCGCCATGCGGAAAATTCAGCTCCGTATCCTGAATTCATTTGCAGAGCCAGTTGCATTTGTCTTTTGTTCTCCATTTCTTCTCTCCCTTTCGCCAAATAATTAGCTTGCTAACTATTTATTTTTATAAACACCAACTACGCATGAAATTATTTAGTATGCTAACTATTTTTCCCTACTTACTTCCACTAACTCACTTGGTGAAGAAGTATGCAGGTAGCTCATTGCTTATTTACGATAACCCATGTTCCATTCGTTTTAGTAAGTCCAGTAAGACTATACGTTCATCCGGCGAAATTGCATGCAGTAATTTTTCTTGTTGATACTGCCACTTTTTCGCAACAGGCGCTTGCAGATTTTTGCCCGCGTCCGTCAAATAGATGCGCATCACACGTCCATCTACTGCATCTTTTTTACGATAAATAAAGCCGTTTTGTTCTAGCGATTTGACCATATTGGTTACAGTAGGTGGCTCACATTTTAAATGCTCGGCTAGTTGCATCTGCGTCAGGCCATCCCCTGTCCACAAGCGGGCTAGTAAATTATCTTGCCCCACATATAGGTTTAATTCTCTTAATTCTTCCGAGTATGCGCGACGCATTTGAAATGACACTTTATCTAGCGCTTGGCGAATGTCACAATCCACTTTATTTGTCATAACTAGTCCCTCACATTCCGTCCATTTATTTAGCCTACTAACTATATCAACGGACTTTTGTAATTGTCAACGTAACAAGATCATGCGTCACAGCCTACGTTAAATACTTAGCTTGCTAACTAAATATGTGATAAGATGAGCCTGCTAAAACGATTCGTTCTCATGAGACATTGTCTATTTAGTACGTTACTAAGCATACAATGCATATTTCGAATTTAAAAGTAGGCAATAAAAATGCACATAGTACATTTTTTTGTACCATGGCGTAGAAAGCAGGTTACAACATGGCAAGAGTATGTAATGAAGGTTTTGACAAAGAGGCGATCAAGCATCAACGCGACTTTTACAGTATCGCGTATACGCAAAATATCGTTTCAGGTCGTTGGAAATTTTTAATCCTTTGGTATTTGAAAGAAAACACACGCCGCTTTCACGAAATTAAACTTTTTTTAAATAATATTTCGCAAGGTTCTTTAACGAAACAATTACGTGAATTAGAGCAAGATGGCGTCATTGAACGTGTGGTGTATCCAGAAGTGCCACCCCGTGTAGAATATTCGTTATCCCCTAAAGGAAAAGCCCTGCTACCGATGCTCGAATTGATGCGCGCGTTTGGGGATCAGTTTGGCGAACAGGTCGAATAAATGGATTTCCTATTGCAAACAAATCAATGAAAACAGATGGGCTCCTATTTGTGAACCCATCTGTTTTTAATAATTCACTTTATTTAATTACTGAATCCACTGCCCACCGTCAATGATATGTTCAGCACCTGTAATATAAGTTGATTCATCACTTGCTAAAAAGACAACTAAATGAGCGACTTCATCCGCTGTACCTAAACGGCGTAACGGAAGAGCTGCTTCGATTTGACGAACTGCTTCTTGTGTAATATCTTTATTTTCCGTTACCATACGTGTTGCAATGCCACCTGGGTGCACAGAGTTAACACGTATACCTACTGGGCCTAATTCTGCTGCAGCTGAGCGCGTCATCGCTTCAACAGCACCTTTACTCATTGTATAAGCCGAGAATCCGCCCGCATTAATCTTACTTGCAAGTGAGCCAATGTTAATAATAGAGCCAGCACCAGCTTGTTTCATGTATGGCACAACTGTACGGATCCCTACAAGTTGGCTCCATGCATTAATGCTCATCGTACGTTGGAACGCATCAAACGTTAACTCTGTGTATGGTGTTGTCGTGGCAATACCGGCATTATTGACTAAAACATTAATATTACCAAACGTTTTAACACCTGCTTCTACAACCTGAATCCATGCTTCTTCTGAAGATACATCATGTTTTAAAGCAATTGTACTGTTTGGGTATTCTGCATTAATTTCATTGACTACTTCTGTTAAACGATCAAATTCGATATCTGTCGCAATGACTTTTGCGCCTTCTCTTGCGAAAAAGTACGCTTCACTTGCGCCTTGACCATTCCCTGCACCTGTAATTAAAGCGACTTTACCTGTTAATCTACCCATTAGATACACTCCTTTGAAATGAATAATTTTAAATGCACTTTGCCTCTTCATTGTAGAGAACCTATATTTCTGAAACAATCACTAATGAAATGAGCAATGTCGAGTATTCAACACTTCTATCGTTCGTGTCGAGTATTTTTGTGAAATGGTGTTAACATTGTAAACTTAGTATTTTCAATCAATTCGAGGAATAGCGAATACTCTCTTGTTCCCTTATAATTTTAACTAACAGAAAAGCATTCATTCTATTCTCTTAAAATGGCTGCCGTCTACAAAAGGAGGAGTCTCTATGAATCGACAAGAAAAAAAGCGACTAAAAACCATTGCTACAATAAAAATAGTTTTTATGGAATTACTGTTAGAAGATGTAGTTTTTGAAGACATAACAGTAAAAGAAATTACAGAACGTGCTGATTTTAATCGAAGTACTTTCTATTTATATTTCCAAGATAAGCATGAATTGGCCGAATCACTTTTTAATGAAGCCCTTCAAGCCTATACACATGCCGTGATGTCGCCTTATGAAGAAGGCCAAATTGTTGGATTAGACGGTGACGTACCATCAGATCGTTTAATTTTTGATTGCATAGCGGAAAACAAACAATTATTTAGCGCTTTAGATCGTCTACAAATCCCTCCAACTATTTATGAACGGATGGAACAAACTTGCTTAGCTCTCTTTTCAACCAACATTCAACTTGTGCAGGAAAAAACAGACCCTTCCATCGATTACAATCTGTTTTTACACTATCAAGTAGCTGCAATGATTGGGCTCATTAAATATTGGATTCGCAATAACTTCGAAGAAACTGCCCCTTATATGACGGAACAATTTAGGAGTTTCTATACTTCTAGAGTTAAGACTATGAATATTACTCAGAAATAAAGTAAATCAAAATAAAAAGCCCGTTTCCATCAAGAGGAAACGGGCTTTGACATTTAACAGCTAGCATCCACATTCAGCAGCTATTTCTTAAGATTTACGTATTAATGCGCCATCATTTCATGGGCAATTGTATGACCATCCATAGAAGATGGATAGTAGGTTGGCCAGTGTGTAACTTCTTCTAATAACGTTGCACGATCATCGCCTAAATAAATATGATAATGGCCTGCTACCGTTGGGAAGATACTGTGGTCACTGAATTGAATATACGCTGGCAGCCCTTCTGTCGGCTCTGCTAATTTAAAACTATAGCGTACGCCTCGATTGCCCTTTTCATACGTTAAAATTTCATGGCCATCATTAATGTAAGTACCTGTACGTTCTTGACCTTGGTCCGTAAACGTTACTTGATCGCCTGCAATGACAATACGCTCAATTGTTGTTTTATAGCCTACATCATAATAGTCTCTGTATTCATCGACAGTCATCGTGCCACCGTTTTTCACTTTATATTCAAACACTTCATCTAACGTACCATCCAGTAAATACGGGTAAACCGATTGCCAATCGCCTGCCCAATCCGTTAACTCACGCGCTTGCACTTGCTCTTCTTCAAAATAACCGGCATAAATTTTTTTCGCTGCCTCGTCGTCTGCGTGAGTATGGTCGTGGTCATGATCGTCTTGTTTAACCGCTGCACTTACCTCTTCTACGTTATTCTTTGCTGTATCCTCTTCTGCGTTACAGCCTACTAGTAATGCGCTCATTGCGAAAGCACCAATCCATTTGCTTGCCTTTGTCTTCATAATAAATTCTCCTTAAATAGTAATGATTACACTTTACGATTATAGAGATACCTTTTCTAGATGTCAATACAAATCGTAATTATTACTGTTAAAGAAAAAACTTCGTCTCAATAAAGAGACGAAGTTAAATTTGCGGCACCATTTATTCAACATCACAATGCATCGCTGCTTTTGCCTCTTGCCAAGGCACACTATACCCTTTGCCCTTCGCTAAGAAAACACTCGACGAACTATACAGCGGATCGGCGTCTTTGTTATAGCCGATTTGTTCGATGATTTGTTCTTTATTATGGCACGCATCATAGCCATCAAACATAAGTGTGAGCGCACCCTTGCCATTTGTAAACGCCGCAAACTGCGTGCTGTAATCCATAAAGGTCGCGACCGGTGCGCGGCCATGAATCGTGACACTGTCTTCCGTTAAGATAGGCGCTTCAAATGTGCCACTCGCTTGTTGAATATCACTCATCATACGCCCAATATACTCATTACTCGCCTTCATTTTAAAGCGGTAATACGGCTCAAGTAGGACATTTTCAACCTGTTCAAGCCCTTGTCTTAATGCACGGATGGTCGCCTCGCGGAAATCACCACCAGCTGTATACTGATTATGTGCGCGCCCTGTCAGTAACGTCACATGGATGTCTGTTACCGGAAAGCCGATTAATAAGCCGTGGTGCGCGCGCTCAAATAGGTGCTGTTCGATTAAACGCTGGTGCCCAACGGTTAAATGATCGGCATGGCACTGATTTGAAAACGTGATCCCCTGCCCGCGCGCATTTGGTTCAAGCTTGATATGTACTTCCGCATAATGCTTGAGCGGCTCAAAATGACCATAGCCGACTGCCGAAGCGTTAATCGTTTCTTTATACAAAATTTGCGGTTTGCCAAATGTCACCTCTACGAAGAAACGCTCCTTTAGCACTTCCACGAGTACCTCAAGCTGAATAACGCCCATCACATGCACCGAGATTTCCTGAAACTGCTCATTCCAGAAAACGCGTAAGCTCGGCTCTTCCGCTTCGAGTTCACGGAAGATGCGTGTCAATTCCTTCACATGCAGTGGCCCGTCATAATTGACCTTCGCTTGCAGTGTGGGCACCATATCAAACTGCGATTTTTCCGATGAAGCGCCAATCACATCCCCAATAATTGGTGTTGATAAGCCTTTGACCGCAAACAAATCCCCCGCCCTGACCTGCTGCACGGTCGTAAAGCTCGCGCCATTATAAAGCCTGATTTCCGTAATTTTTTCTGTCTTGTCGCCAAACGTAAATTCATCGCGGACGTTCAATGTCCCTGACATGGCTTTTAGAAAGGTTAAGCGCTGCTGCTCGTTATGGCGGATTTTAAAAACCGATGCTTGAAACGCTGCCTCTTCGTTAAAATCTGTTTTCGTTAGCTGATGCACGTCTTCAAAAAAGGCCATAATGCCCTCATCCTTTAAAGCAGAGCCGCCCATACAAACGATGGCCTGTTGCTTTTGTACAAGTGTTTGCAAGGCAGCAAAACTCGTTGCATCATCTAATTGATCGTCAAAAAACAACTCCATTAACACTTCATCGCGCTCCGCTAGCCATTCTTTTAGCGTAGGATTCATGCCGCTGTAAAGAAGCGCATCCGGTGAAAGCTCCTGACGAATCGCCTGCATTACGCCTTCCACATCCGCGCCTTCTCGGTCCGTTTTATTCAAAAAAATAAACGTCGGCACCACGCGCTGTTTTAAGAGCTGCCACACCGTTTCCGTATGCCCTTGAATGCCGTCAACCGCGCTCACAATAAGGATTGCCGCATCCATCACATGGACGGCGCGCTCCATTTCCGGTGCGAAATCGACGTGGCCTGGCGTATCGATCAGGTTATAGGTAACCCCGTCATAAACGAAGCGCCCCTGCTCGGCAAATATGGTAATCCCGCGTGCGCGTTCAATGGCATGATTGTCTAAATGGGCGTCCTGATGATCGACGCGCCCTCGTGTTTTAATAGCTTGTGTATGATAAAGTAATTGCTCACTAAATGTCGTTTTCCCGGCATCGACGTGCGCTAATACCCCGATTGTTTTATACAAAAAATCCACCGCTTTCAATGCCATTTTGAAAAAGTATAACACACCCCTCAATGAAAGAAAAAAAGAGCAGACAATGCTAGAAATGCTCAAATTCACATAAAGCAATATGCATCATTTTATGCAAGATGTAGACTGCCCCCTGCAAGCATAAATACAACCACCCCAAACGTTTGTACACTCTGTATAAAATAGTGTATAAACAATACACGACTAAAAAAGCGGCAAACATTGATTTCACAACGTTTACCACTTTGTGTTACGTGTCCAAACTTTGATTTGGGAACGTTTATGGGATTTATTTTGTATATTTTATAAATCGATGTTACACAATAGTCACTCGTTCTCTTATTGATACAAAAATTTTCTTCATCCTTATAGGTTAGCTAATTTACTACTTTCCCTTTGGCATTTAATATTTTAATTTCATAAGAGTCAATTTGAGGTACTGAATCGAATTCTTTAGATTGTAAGATTTTTTTTATTGAATCTTCAATTTCCATTGCCAATTCTTTTGCATTTTTACCTGTTCCTTTTATTGATGTATATATAGTAATGGATTTTTCAGAACTTGTAGTTATATTTTTATATACGTCGTAATCTGCTTTAAGAGCTTCGTTTAAAGGCTTTGTTATGAGTGAAAGTTCGTCATTAATTTTTTGTTGTTCTTCAGTCAAATAAGAAGATAAATCCAATCTCATTACAATAACTGTATAGTCTTTTAATATGGAAGATTTAATTTCATTTTTTGCAATGGATTCAATATTTTCTTTTACTGAATTAAAATAATCCTCATTCTCCGCAATTTGTACCCTCAATTCTTTCACTGAGGTCGAACCTACGGAAAACTTTAAATCCTCGTATTTCTCATGAATTTTTTCTGTTATTGAGTCTAATATAGAATAAGTTAGCTTTTCCTCTTTAGTTAATGAAGGTCTTTGTTCCCCTTTATTTGCAACAGCAGTATTGTCCTCTGAAGGCTTATTTAACAGGCTAAATGTTGTTATTCCCACTAGAAGTATTCCAATAATAATCAATATTCTTTTTAACATATAATCCCTCCGTTAAAAAGGTACGCCTTGTATACTTAAAAAATTCCATAAATCGTTCCCAAAACGTCCTTTGGTAACATTTCATTGAGATTCTATTTATATGTTACCTCCATTCAGATTGAGTGGATTGAACAGTCCTCTTTAAAATAAATTTTCACAGCGTCTCAGAGCAATATTTCTATAAAAAACAGCGACAAACACCGATTTTACAGTGTTGTCGCTGTTTGAAATGTTACCAAGCTTTTATTTGGGAACATTATTTAAATTTATTTTGTATGTTCTATTCAACTAAGAATCATTTAGTTCACTAATATGGATTGCATTAACAGTAACTACACCATTTAATTTAAACTTTGTCATTTGACTTTTAAAAATACGATTTATTTCAACTTGTGTTTG
The sequence above is a segment of the Solibacillus sp. FSL H8-0523 genome. Coding sequences within it:
- a CDS encoding LysR family transcriptional regulator, encoding MNNWYKTFIVLSECRSYTETAKRLYCSQPTVTQHIKQLERSLECTLIQRNKRKIELTNKGEIVLKHAQMICHYEEKMMDAIRQSESEEKVSLYLSTYIANHYFEEIFGSHFNDEKLSYEINCYCYNELKNLLFEKKIKFAIMPIYELDPILLQQFDVEMLFREELHLAVSPMHPLAERQILYGRDLEDYEIYVPQGEFYTQAIKMSLQQKNIIPNYSKMSNFTVIAKALHLQSGMAFLPPKVIEQEGLLFKPVKGLSIRRMMTIVKQKNVVLSTSEQAICEHIKECIGTPVS
- a CDS encoding SDR family oxidoreductase — protein: MGRLTGKVALITGAGNGQGASEAYFFAREGAKVIATDIEFDRLTEVVNEINAEYPNSTIALKHDVSSEEAWIQVVEAGVKTFGNINVLVNNAGIATTTPYTELTFDAFQRTMSINAWSQLVGIRTVVPYMKQAGAGSIINIGSLASKINAGGFSAYTMSKGAVEAMTRSAAAELGPVGIRVNSVHPGGIATRMVTENKDITQEAVRQIEAALPLRRLGTADEVAHLVVFLASDESTYITGAEHIIDGGQWIQ
- a CDS encoding helix-turn-helix domain-containing protein, whose protein sequence is MARVCNEGFDKEAIKHQRDFYSIAYTQNIVSGRWKFLILWYLKENTRRFHEIKLFLNNISQGSLTKQLRELEQDGVIERVVYPEVPPRVEYSLSPKGKALLPMLELMRAFGDQFGEQVE
- a CDS encoding NAD(P)-binding domain-containing protein translates to MKFGIIGAGPIGQSIAKKLMNNGHEVKVADARGMERLAGKTIVGTAVSTEEIGQHIDVLIISIPLYAIPTIQPILKTVGDNVIVVDTSNYYPFRDQQIEAIDQGMVESAWATEQLGRPVIKAFSNLLAFTLENKGTPAGTTGRIAMAVAGDDEGHKQIIMNLVNECGFDTVDAGSIAASWNMQPGTPAYCTELTKEELTAALQKAEKGNAAGLRDEIMAQFSLEFTHDDIVALNRKVFGALK
- a CDS encoding MsnO8 family LLM class oxidoreductase; amino-acid sequence: MNYSILDYVHIFKGQTPQQALSNTKETLQLADSLGYARYWFTEHHNSTTIFSMAPDLMMMLAGTLTKRMNIGAGGIMLPNYSPYKVAENFATLEAAFPGRVDLGMGRASGTDFLAKMALQMTREKMYELNTADQIQEIIYHLTGTFPEGHPLQTLKIPGTPLKPNLFMLGSSAGGLSLAVKFGLKFAFAGQLNPRQDLEFLNLYKQQFALQGHEEKPYSMLSKFIFVADTEEEAQLAALPAEISWMKMFMGAKPDELQLFSLEEAANYEFTLHELAIREQNRNRFIIGNPAQVKAQMEALKHTAELDEIMVADFYADQQTRLKGHTLFAQIMQVL
- a CDS encoding MarR family winged helix-turn-helix transcriptional regulator; this translates as MTNKVDCDIRQALDKVSFQMRRAYSEELRELNLYVGQDNLLARLWTGDGLTQMQLAEHLKCEPPTVTNMVKSLEQNGFIYRKKDAVDGRVMRIYLTDAGKNLQAPVAKKWQYQQEKLLHAISPDERIVLLDLLKRMEHGLS
- a CDS encoding ABC transporter substrate-binding protein; this translates as MKFNKNWLFVLLTMALSFALAACGSSDKDVKESSTESKGSDSTIENLTIGLKSDVGPLNIYTGNLDWLTDMVYDKLFSPSPYVDEPTPWLAESATQIDEDTWEVVVRDGIKWHDGEDFTAEDVKFTYEYYRDGPANRHTHHVSDVPKIDEINIQEDGKTLTFECGYACPSLKIITFADLPILPKHIWGNVENPRKYADLAIGTGPYKLTEYVADRHYVLEANVDYFMGEPTVKKLTLPIIPDATAMFNALKSGQIDVSSRTVPAELISTFSSDDNFKLASATNLSIVQFGLNYEIAPFSNEVFRQAMSLSIDRQAIVDTVLLGQSRAGEKGYPHPDSPWTNPELSTPYDVIKANSLLDELGYKDTNGDGFRETPDGKALSMSIKVSAGEPIYVRVAELMVEQYKAVGLSLNVATLDPTTYSADISEDNFETYVSLIGPHGVADPDQFVQSHSASYLWTAGLPYPEMDAIIADWKAASTIEDRKLIAFDMQTLYNNQPTAIALYYPDEVYAYNAVKYDGYVESLGYGIINKFSFLPEATQKAASTTAPVIIE
- a CDS encoding NtaA/DmoA family FMN-dependent monooxygenase (This protein belongs to a clade of FMN-dependent monooxygenases, within a broader family of flavin-dependent oxidoreductases, the luciferase-like monooxygenase (LMM) family, some of whose members use coenzyme F420 rather than FMN.); translation: MENKRQMQLALQMNSGYGAEFSAWRMPGADPAAYTNMDSYVARAKLAEKGKFHMIFIADTAALTVDLNIHTPMFPMDPMLALMAVARETKQIGLVATASTTFNYPYNLARQMKALDVISGGRVGWNAVTTSEPRAAANFGAQIDSRSVRYDKAHEFIEIVQALWGSWEEDALKLDVEKGQFADMSKVQPINLSGDYYASRGPLPIPPSKQGQPVLFQAGGGEEGLRLAGRFASGVYANPYDIESARAHRAALRESAEAFGRNPDDIKMYAGFMFSIGKTEEEGLERRRKLMSFDPGEITGRVQYLGAMVGLPLSVHTMDIDQPLPEEMRARMYPNRMDPRSKRAYDLLQSGLSVRDVLAHGVINYHPVVAGTAEQVADFLEEWFLAGACDGFSVVPDSAHDGVQDFVEQVVPILQQRGLFHTEYEGKTLRENMGVPYEYGRQEEHV